AGAGCTTGTTCTTCATCCTGCACACACAGCAGTTAAGCTAGAGGAAGCGGACCCCCCCCTCACCGCCCCACACCCACCTGCTGTTGAACTTCTGCGGGTGCTTCTCCCTCATGGTGTGGAAGCGGTGAGCGATGGAGGCGTCCTGCCGCAGACAGGCATCAGCTAGCACCCGGCTCTCCTCCCAACATCACTGTGTCAAACTCACCACTCCGATGGAGAAGTAGTTGTTGATGATCTCGTAGGGAACCGGGtcaccctcctcctgctcccggTCCTGGATGACCTGCACGCTCCAGCGGTCCATCAGAACCTGAGTTCCGGTCTCGATGTCTCGGAGGATGCGACTCAGATCCTCGCCGTCGTAACCTGGGAGCACAGACGGGGACAGAGCCAATCATCCACCACTCGCTCggtccccctcctcctccctcatccaTCACTCCTTCCCACGTCTGACCCAAGTGACCGGACTCACCTCCTCCCCACCGCAGACACCTGGCGAGGTCATTTCCTGTCCCCAGAGGAAGAACGGCCACAGGCGGTCGCACAGGCAGGTTGGCTTTGTCTAAgagacacaaccaaataagaaGACCACCATCTGGGTCCTGGTGCCAGAACCTCTGTTGCTGGGTTCTGACCGATGGCGTCCAGGATCCAGCCCACGGTGCCGTCCCCCCCACAGACCAGAATCCTGAAATCCTTCAGGTCGCGGAAGAAGTTGAGTCTGAAAGACAAAGTCACAGTCACTTCGCCTGGACCCCGTCACCAGCGCACCGGCCCGAAGTGGTCGCACTGACCCGGGTCCGGGCCCGCCGTTGGACAGGTTGTAGACCTGAAGTGGGTTCAGAAGATACTGGAACTTCCGCAGGACTCTGAAAGGGAATGACCCAGATGTGAGGTGCTGATCAGAGCGCCAGGTGATGTTGCAGACTCACCGCTCGCCCTGTTTCCCGCCACTTTTGGGGTTCACGAAGACCAGCAGCGGGTGAGTGTTGGGCACCGGAACGATCTGTGGCCACAGTGCTGATGTCAGCTAAAGGCTACAGTCCATGGAAAGCTTTGACACATGACTGCGGCGATGTCACATAATAAACGTCATAAGATCTTCATCATCCTTTATGAAGAGCTTTTGCTTGTACCTGTAGTTACTACTCAACAGATAAGTCTGGTGGAAGTCAACATTCCAAAGGTCAAGTTTGATGacatggagagagagaaagaggaagtgacCTGCAGCACCTGCCCGTCAGGTGTGGTGTTGAGTTCAGTGTCGTCAGGAGAGGCGGAGCAGCCGTTGCTGGAGCGCTCCTGCAGCAGGGGAGCCAGGTCACACGGGGTCACACGGGGTCGCGCTGCACTACAGACAGACGGACTACCTTGATGACGGGGTACACGGCCCAGGGGGGCAGGATGTGGTCCCGCAGCGGCCCGCAGGAACACTCGCTGGGCTCCAGGTCTGCACACTCATCGTGGcactgcaggtcacatgacacacaatAGCATGGAAGCCTTTATTAACCTTCCATCCAGTCAGCTCGGGTTGCATCTgcttcaccagcagggggcacaatagcacacacaaacacagcactgcAGTACCCCTCCTCACCATGGTGTGGCACCAAACACAGTGCTTCCCAGTCAGGCCCTGGAAGCTCTTGATCTTCTTCTGACACCTGTCGCACTTCCTGGAGTCGCAGTTCCCGCTCACCCAGTCATGTGACGCCACCTGGAACATCACACCTGTGAGAACCAGAGTCGGGCCAGACGGTCGCCACGGCGACGTACCCCGGTCTCTTTCTTTGACTTGACATAGGTTCTGGTGCAGGGCGCCGGGTTCCTGTTGGCGCAGCGACCGTGTACGGTGTACTTACAACCTGGAGAGACGACAGAACTCTGGACTACATGATCTcaggtgagagtgtgtgtgtgtgtgtgagggtggccactcagagaaccagctacGGATGAACCATGCCATGCTGAGCTGGACTCAGCAGGAGTGTGGGGCTGCGTTCAGGGACTCACAGGTGCAGCACAGGCCCTGCTTCCTCAGACCCAGCAGCAAACTCTGACAGACGTTGCAGTAGACAGGCCTATTGAAGTGCTTCATCCTCCAGAGGTGCTGCCCGTCCTTCTGGGTCACCTGGAGCGGGACCAGAAGAGTCTACGTCAGTGGAGCGACCCAGAACACGCCTTCCAACCAGTCACAGCAGATCTGTCCCCGAGCCAGTGGCGGACCCTCGCCGTCACACACCTGCTGGTCTCTGAACACGATGAGCGGCTTCCTTACAGACAACCGCGCTTCAAGGAAAGACTCGGACGCGAGCATGAGTCTGCAGATGTAGTCCGACGATGAAAGCAGTGAGCAACTTTGATCAGGAAAAATTCCCGGGCGGAGGAAAACGTCGAGTCGGGACAATAATGTTTATGTCAACAAAGTGAGCAGTGAGTCAGCAGAAACAGTCGGCCAGCGGGAACAGTGAGTCAGCAGGAACACTGAGTCAAGCTAAGTCGAGTCGCTACAACGGCAGAATAAAGAGAATGTTAGTGAGACAGCAtccgctaaaaaaaaaaaaagctgagtcAGCACATTTCACAAGTCAGGACGCAACAAGCAGTCCGTCAACATGGCCCGAGAGAAAGTTCTACACGCGCTCGGTACCTTGAGGCCGAGCAGCACCAGCAGGGGAACGTTGTTCATCCCACCCTGGACCCA
This portion of the Synchiropus splendidus isolate RoL2022-P1 chromosome 18, RoL_Sspl_1.0, whole genome shotgun sequence genome encodes:
- the dgkaa gene encoding diacylglycerol kinase, alpha a isoform X2, giving the protein MAAHAEPEVKELNPVDFIQLQQYTDYCSLKVKDVLREFDADGRLAKHRHGERINEEGFRLFLKTYLEVDDFPQDLCQRLFQSFQNSEETQADGCKEVFLKDVSCYFSLLEDGQPRDKLEFAFRLYDRDGNGVLDSSEVDRIIAQMMHAADYLGWDVSELRPVLKDMMTAIDADSSGTVSLPEWVQGGMNNVPLLVLLGLKVTQKDGQHLWRMKHFNRPVYCNVCQSLLLGLRKQGLCCTCCKYTVHGRCANRNPAPCTRTYVKSKKETGVASHDWVSGNCDSRKCDRCQKKIKSFQGLTGKHCVWCHTMCHDECADLEPSECSCGPLRDHILPPWAVYPVIKERSSNGCSASPDDTELNTTPDGQVLQIVPVPNTHPLLVFVNPKSGGKQGERVLRKFQYLLNPLQVYNLSNGGPGPGLNFFRDLKDFRILVCGGDGTVGWILDAIDKANLPVRPPVAVLPLGTGNDLARCLRWGGGYDGEDLSRILRDIETGTQVLMDRWSVQVIQDREQEEGDPVPYEIINNYFSIGVDASIAHRFHTMREKHPQKFNSRMKNKLWYFEFATSETISASCKRLSDSLTIECCGTPLDLSGGSLEGIAVLNIPSMHGGSNLWGETKTRGQTSVDEPDVIVDPEALKVSSQDLSDRRLEVVGLEGAMEMGQIYTGLKSAVRLAKTSQLTIRTTKSLPMQIDGEPWMQPPCTIHITHKNQAAMLMAPQTKSSGFFK
- the dgkaa gene encoding diacylglycerol kinase, alpha a isoform X1 is translated as MAAHAEPEVKELNPVDFIQLQQYTDYCSLKVKDVLREFDADGRLAKHRHGERINEEGFRLFLKTYLEVDDFPQDLCQRLFQSFQNSEETQADGCSKLRSRAAPRGPGLTCVSPAEEVFLKDVSCYFSLLEDGQPRDKLEFAFRLYDRDGNGVLDSSEVDRIIAQMMHAADYLGWDVSELRPVLKDMMTAIDADSSGTVSLPEWVQGGMNNVPLLVLLGLKVTQKDGQHLWRMKHFNRPVYCNVCQSLLLGLRKQGLCCTCCKYTVHGRCANRNPAPCTRTYVKSKKETGVASHDWVSGNCDSRKCDRCQKKIKSFQGLTGKHCVWCHTMCHDECADLEPSECSCGPLRDHILPPWAVYPVIKERSSNGCSASPDDTELNTTPDGQVLQIVPVPNTHPLLVFVNPKSGGKQGERVLRKFQYLLNPLQVYNLSNGGPGPGLNFFRDLKDFRILVCGGDGTVGWILDAIDKANLPVRPPVAVLPLGTGNDLARCLRWGGGYDGEDLSRILRDIETGTQVLMDRWSVQVIQDREQEEGDPVPYEIINNYFSIGVDASIAHRFHTMREKHPQKFNSRMKNKLWYFEFATSETISASCKRLSDSLTIECCGTPLDLSGGSLEGIAVLNIPSMHGGSNLWGETKTRGQTSVDEPDVIVDPEALKVSSQDLSDRRLEVVGLEGAMEMGQIYTGLKSAVRLAKTSQLTIRTTKSLPMQIDGEPWMQPPCTIHITHKNQAAMLMAPQTKSSGFFK